TATGCAGTTCATGTGAGCGTTTTACGGAAACTCGGGAGTCCAGGTTCCGGAAAGAGAATGCTTTAGTGTGCGGACGGGGAGAGTATCTGGAAATATTGATCTTTTCAGGACGATATTTCTTTACCCATTCCACAGTTTCTTCAAAGTCCTCATCGGTTTCATCACAAAAGCCAATAATTATGTCCGTAAAAAGGGAAAGATCTTCGAAACGAGTACGGAATTTCGTAATAATTTCATCCACATCATCCATTTTATGGAGGCGGTTCATTTTTTTCAGGACCGGGTGAGAAGCGGACTGAATCGGTAGATGGAGAAGTTTGAAAATTTTATCCGAGTCGAAAGCATCCACCAGATCATCCAGAATAGGGAAGACGGAAAAAGGATTCATCATGCCGACTCTCACCTTGAAATCTCCTGGAATTTCCGAAATCATGTGCAGCTTTTAATGCATCCTCTTCGCAGAAGAAATCCTCTCTTTTCAGCTTTTTAAAAAAACTTCTCTGCTTTTTCAACCTCTTTGTTAATCTTTGTTCTGAGAGTTTGCTTTTTTGTAAAACGAAACATGATAGAGATATAAATGCCACTGTAAACATCAAGAAATTCGCTCTCATAGATCAAAAACTAAACTTGAGTTCATTTACAAAATTCCTAATATCTCGAGAAGAAACACTTTGCGAGTTCTCCTCTTTCTCACTCTCTTACTTACGTCAGATTCCAATAACTTTAAAAGCAATGCCCTGTATCAAAACTTGAATTTCAATGCTTACGAATCAGGGTTAACAATTCCTGATTTACTTTTGAAAAAGCCGGGTGTTTATCCGGAACTTCAATCTATAAGCTTTATGAGAGATTTAAATGGAACTCGACGAAGTTATAATAACACGGGCAATTTTTGAAGAGTACTCTAAAACCTTCCTTGACTACACGGACATCGATGTGGCACTTGTAGGAGGGGGACCTGCAAATCTTGTGGCTGCGAAGTATCTGGCTGAAGCAGGAGCAAAGGTTGCCATTTATGAGCAGAAACTGTCACTCGGAGGCGGCATGTGGGCTGGAGGCATGATGTTTCCGCGCATTGTTGTGCAGGAAGAGGCCTGCCATGTCCTTGACGACTTCGGGATAAGGTATAAGGAGTACGAGCCCGGCTATTACGTGGCAAACTCCGTGGAATCCGTAGGGAAGCTGATTGCAGGGGCAACGTCTGCAGGTGCTGAGGTTTTTAACCTTGTTAGCTTTGAAGATGTTATGATCCGGGAGAATGACAGGGTTATCGGCATAGTCATCAACTGGGGACCTGTTACAACACAGCGCCTGCATGTAGACCCTCTCATGATCCGTACAAAACTCGTGATTGACGGGACAGGACATGATGCTGTTGTCTGCAACACGATTCTCAGGAAAATCCCGAACGCAAAGATCGGGGAACTCGGCATGCTCGGGGAAAAGCCGATGTGGTCCGAGGTAGGCGAGCGCCTTGCTGTGGATGCAACCCAGGAGATCTATCCAGGGCTGATTGTCGCAGGCATGGCTGCAAATGCCGCAACTCGTGCCCCGAGAATGGGCCCCGTTTTCGGAGGTATGCTCCTTTCCGGAGAAAAGGCTGCAAAACTTGCTCTTGACAGGCTCAAAGGGCTTTAATCGAGCTTGGGCCCGGTCAAGAACCGAATTTTTCCTGTTTTCCGGTACTTTTTGGTGCCGGAAAATAGAAAATTTCCATCCTCTTAAAAAGGTCTCCTGCCTTTTCCGGCAAAAACTTTATATAAAAAAACTCCTTCTATAGGTTGCTTCAAACCTGAAGTACCAAACCCTGTGGCCGGGGTAGGGTAGAGGTCCATCCTGTGGCCCTGTGGAGGCTACGACCCGAGTTCGATTCTCGGTCCCGGCCCTAACTATTTTTTATGTTTTTCTCTTGACTTACTCTTGACTTATCTTCTCTGAATTTATCTTCTCTGAACTTTTCTCTTCTCTTTAGTTTTTATGGTATTTATCACCTTTAATTTAATATCCAGCTGCGTTTTATACTCCAATCTTTATTTAGCATACAAAAGAAACGAGAAACTGACATGAAAGCACTTATCGTAGACGGTTACGTGGACGAACCTGCCTGTCTAGGGGTTCCTCCGTATCTTTCCCCTTATCCGCGTTATATAGCAGGAGCTTTAAGAGAGCGCGGGCTTTCCGAAAGTGACATTCATTACCTGACTATTGATTCCCTGAGGGAAAACACTCCCGCAGCTGGCGAACTTATAGGAAAAGCAGACCTTGTGATTATTATTGCTGGTATGACAGTACCTGGAAAATACTTGCGTGCGTCTCCAATTTCACCCGGAGAAATTGAAGCGATTTTCCGGGCTGCGCATGGAGTAAAAGTTATAGGCGGTCCTATAAGGCTCGGTTTCAGCAACGAAGGCGGAAGGGCTGCAAAGGGTACGGAAAGCGGAATAAACCTCGGAGATGCCGTGCTTGCAAAAATGGATATCGAGTCTTTTGTTTACGATCTTTTTGAGGAAGAAGGGGTAAGCGGGAGAGGTAACAGTGGGAGTCTTCCTACAAGACTGAAATCCCCGGAATCCGTTGACCACCGTTTCAGGACAACATCCGAGATTGGACGCTGGGGACCTGAAGGAGCTTTTTTGATCAGGCAGCACCCGGACTACCCTTACTGCATGTGCGAGCTTGAAACCTATAGGGGCTGCGGCAGACAGGTCCACTGCTCTTTCTGCACCGAACCATTCTACGGGGCTTCAGACTACAGGCCTGTAGAGGAAGTTGTCTCCGAAGTTTCTGCACTTTATTCTCATGGAGCCCGCTATTTCAGAATAGGAAGGCAGCCTGACCTTTTTTCTTATCATGGGACCGATGCAGGAGGGCCTGTCCCGAAACCTGTGCCTGAGGTTCTTGAAAAACTTTACCGTGGAATAAGGAACTCCGCACCTGATCTTTCCGTTCTCCATATGGACAATGCAAACCCTATAACCCTTGCAACATACCCTGAAGAATCAGAGCAAATCCTGAAGACGATTATCAAATACCACACCTCTGGAGATGTAACAGCTTTCGGGATGGAAACTGCTGACCCTAAGGTAATTGCAGCAAACTCCCTCAAGGCAACCTCCGAAGAGGTTTTTGAGGCTATCGAGCTGGTAAACAGGCTCGGAGCAACGCGTGGGGCAAATGGGCTTCCGGAAATTCTCCCGGGTATTAATTTTGTGCACGGGCTTATGGGTGAGACAAAAAAGACTTTCCAGCTGAACTACGATTTCCTAGAGAGAGTGCTTGATTCAGGGGTGCTTCTCCGCAGAATTAATATCCGCCAGGTTATGGCGTTTCCAGGAACTCCAATGTACGGCAGGGACGAAGCTGCAAAGAAGCATAAGAAACTCTTTCTGGATTATAAAGAACAGGTCAGAAAAAATATCGACCTTCCAATGCTCCGCCGGGTTGTGCCTGAAGGTACTGTACTCAGAGACGTGATGTGCGAAGTGCACGACAGGGAAATCACTTTTGGAAGGCAGATCGGCTCTTATCCTCTTCTCGTAGGAGTCCCTTCCCTCCTGCCGTTGCGGAAATTCACGGACATTACTGTCACAGGGCATGGCATGCGTTCGATTACCGGAATTCCTTATCCCCTGAATATCAATACAGCTTCCTCTGCTCTTGTTCGAGAGCTCCCTGGAATCGGTAAAAAAGCGGCTGCTTCTATAACTGCCGGAGCTCCCTATGCAGATAGAGACGACTTTCTCAAAAGAGTGAACGAGGGAGAAAAGATTATTAGTTTTATCGAAATTTAATTCTTTGAAGAGTTATGGTGCTCTAAATCCAATACTTCAAATCTGTTGCTCTAAATTTGCTACTCTTTAATTTGCTTCCCTAAACTTGATTAACCCCTTTTTCCCGAATTCTACTAATTTTTAATTTTTGTGTGCATGTAATTTTTTAAATATCTTTATCTTGAGATGGGAGCTTTTTTCCGAAAAACCCTCCTTTGGCTGATAACAGTTCTAACCTTTGGATCTAAAGTGTCAGAATCTTTAAAATAAACAGCTATTTATTCAATCCCAAATTATTATAATTAGGATATTTATGGGGGATTTGCTTGAACGAGGGCGCAGAAAATTTATATAGAGTGAAGATCGCTCTTCAGTTGAGTTTTATTTTATGGGTTATGCTTAGCATTTTAATTTTTTATGCTACCTTTGAAGATCAGTCAAGAATGCTCGGGACATTTTTACTCCTTTTTTCGGTTATCCTGTTCACACCTTTTCTTCCCGACGGAAGAGATCTGCCTGAAGGAGCAGGTTATAAAGAACCTGGAAACCGAGGAAATTATAAAGAAAAAATATCTGAAAAATCATGAGATTTCCTGTAAGCAAAAGTTCATTTGGAAAAATATTTTAAAGTTGTACCTTCCTGTAAAATATTCTTTTTACCGCTTCAGCTGTGAGTACATACAGCCCTATAATGGCACCAATAATTACAATAACTGAAAGAGGGAGGGGTTTGAAGCCAAAGGGGGCTGCAAGCGGAGTTAGTGGGAAACTGAGAGTAAAGACTCCAATAAGCAGGGTAGCTGTCAGCAGGTATTTCCCGGGTCTGCTCCTGAAAAAAGGTTTTCTGCTCCGGACCACCAGTACAATCATTGATGCTGAGATTACGGACTCTATGAACCAGCCTGTCCTGAACTCTTCTGTCAGTCCGGGTAAAAGAAAGAGCAGAGTGCCAAAGGTAAGGTAATCGAATACCGAACTTGTGATCCCAAACACTACCATAAATTTGCGGATAAAAGCTATATCCCAGCTGTGCGGTCTTTCTACCATTTCTTTGTCTACAGTATCTGTAGCTATTGTCATCTCAGGAAAGTCCGTCAGCAAATTTGTTAGCAGGATTTGTTTTGGCAGGAGAGGGAGAAATGGCAGAAAAAGAGATGCTCCTGCCATACTGAA
The genomic region above belongs to Methanosarcina horonobensis HB-1 = JCM 15518 and contains:
- a CDS encoding radical SAM protein, producing the protein MRVGMMNPFSVFPILDDLVDAFDSDKIFKLLHLPIQSASHPVLKKMNRLHKMDDVDEIITKFRTRFEDLSLFTDIIIGFCDETDEDFEETVEWVKKYRPEKINISRYSPRPHTKAFSFRNLDSRVSVKRSHELHKVCEQIKLESKREMIGWKGRAFVSKYTEIGDVLTRTDSYRPVVISGSDLKPGEYTEVEITGAKPGYFLGKIIG
- a CDS encoding sulfide-dependent adenosine diphosphate thiazole synthase, with protein sequence MELDEVIITRAIFEEYSKTFLDYTDIDVALVGGGPANLVAAKYLAEAGAKVAIYEQKLSLGGGMWAGGMMFPRIVVQEEACHVLDDFGIRYKEYEPGYYVANSVESVGKLIAGATSAGAEVFNLVSFEDVMIRENDRVIGIVINWGPVTTQRLHVDPLMIRTKLVIDGTGHDAVVCNTILRKIPNAKIGELGMLGEKPMWSEVGERLAVDATQEIYPGLIVAGMAANAATRAPRMGPVFGGMLLSGEKAAKLALDRLKGL
- a CDS encoding radical SAM protein — protein: MKALIVDGYVDEPACLGVPPYLSPYPRYIAGALRERGLSESDIHYLTIDSLRENTPAAGELIGKADLVIIIAGMTVPGKYLRASPISPGEIEAIFRAAHGVKVIGGPIRLGFSNEGGRAAKGTESGINLGDAVLAKMDIESFVYDLFEEEGVSGRGNSGSLPTRLKSPESVDHRFRTTSEIGRWGPEGAFLIRQHPDYPYCMCELETYRGCGRQVHCSFCTEPFYGASDYRPVEEVVSEVSALYSHGARYFRIGRQPDLFSYHGTDAGGPVPKPVPEVLEKLYRGIRNSAPDLSVLHMDNANPITLATYPEESEQILKTIIKYHTSGDVTAFGMETADPKVIAANSLKATSEEVFEAIELVNRLGATRGANGLPEILPGINFVHGLMGETKKTFQLNYDFLERVLDSGVLLRRINIRQVMAFPGTPMYGRDEAAKKHKKLFLDYKEQVRKNIDLPMLRRVVPEGTVLRDVMCEVHDREITFGRQIGSYPLLVGVPSLLPLRKFTDITVTGHGMRSITGIPYPLNINTASSALVRELPGIGKKAAASITAGAPYADRDDFLKRVNEGEKIISFIEI